In a single window of the Serratia quinivorans genome:
- the ymoA_2 gene encoding Histone-like protein, which yields MTKQDWLMQLRRCGSIETLEKVIDKNKYELSNDELETFYAASDHRLAELTMGKLYDKIPATVWQFVK from the coding sequence ATGACCAAACAAGATTGGTTAATGCAGCTTCGTCGCTGCGGCAGTATTGAAACACTTGAGAAAGTAATTGATAAGAACAAGTATGAACTATCTAATGATGAACTTGAAACCTTCTATGCGGCATCTGATCATCGACTGGCAGAACTCACTATGGGTAAGTTGTACGATAAGATCCCAGCTACCGTATGGCAGTTCGTGAAATGA
- a CDS encoding Predicted NTPase (NACHT family): MRPENYKRIESLQSEVNDFHPILEQLFKRLPNVKQVEYHQGPSEKGADFVVIKYDDTLDEETYIGVICKVGKITQSHSEVERQIDECKLMPRFISSGKKQIILNEIWVVNNSTISANAEEKIFRKFTGTNIKFISGMKVTELIEKHYEEFWSYNSISYGQYFSEIELQLANGKDSSFFGSISSEKFIHQQIIKQTQKQNKRQNENLSSVIWNENFIFLEGRVGSGKSTIIRQLISSLKILVESDTDKKIVPVVFQYSELCNNSHDIKKLSVDKISKFNIPEDIPIIVIIDGVDEVKDDSKTRMENFKRIVSDISSNSNFKLLITSRSMDSIQDYEIIDKMFTRYSIVPLSIGQIVNFVDTICENENISKKIKVWDRKNASI; the protein is encoded by the coding sequence ATGAGACCTGAAAATTACAAACGTATTGAATCATTGCAAAGTGAAGTAAATGATTTTCACCCTATCCTTGAGCAGCTTTTCAAGAGATTGCCCAATGTAAAGCAAGTAGAGTATCACCAAGGTCCATCAGAGAAAGGTGCTGATTTTGTCGTCATCAAGTATGATGATACCCTTGATGAAGAAACTTATATTGGAGTAATATGTAAAGTTGGGAAGATCACACAGTCCCATTCTGAAGTCGAAAGGCAGATTGATGAATGCAAATTAATGCCTAGATTTATTTCATCTGGAAAAAAACAAATCATACTAAATGAGATCTGGGTCGTTAATAATTCCACTATATCTGCGAATGCAGAAGAAAAGATATTCAGAAAGTTCACTGGAACAAATATAAAGTTCATTAGTGGAATGAAAGTTACCGAACTCATAGAAAAACATTATGAAGAATTCTGGTCCTATAATTCAATAAGCTATGGACAGTACTTCTCGGAAATAGAGTTGCAATTGGCAAACGGAAAAGATAGTTCGTTTTTCGGTTCGATAAGCTCGGAAAAATTCATTCATCAACAAATAATCAAACAGACACAAAAACAAAACAAACGTCAAAATGAAAATCTTTCCAGCGTTATATGGAATGAGAATTTCATTTTTTTGGAAGGCCGCGTAGGCTCTGGAAAGAGCACTATTATTCGCCAACTAATTAGTTCCTTAAAGATTTTGGTGGAATCTGATACTGATAAGAAAATAGTTCCAGTTGTTTTTCAATATAGTGAGTTATGTAATAACTCGCATGATATTAAAAAGTTGTCAGTAGACAAAATCAGCAAGTTTAATATACCTGAAGATATCCCTATCATAGTTATTATTGATGGTGTAGACGAGGTTAAAGATGATTCAAAAACAAGAATGGAAAATTTTAAAAGAATTGTCAGTGACATATCATCAAATAGTAATTTTAAATTGTTAATTACATCTCGCTCGATGGATTCAATACAAGACTATGAGATTATTGACAAAATGTTTACTCGTTACTCAATAGTTCCGTTGAGCATAGGTCAAATAGTTAACTTTGTCGATACTATTTGCGAAAATGAAAACATCTCAAAAAAAATTAAAGTCTGGGATAGAAAAAACGCCTCTATTTAA
- a CDS encoding Bacteriophage tail assembly protein, whose amino-acid sequence MHLERSDLSNSEMKKFKKIYKKTIKKVLPPEKILPSKFAEDYLVFPDGRLAGQKLRLFEFQRQVLDTIIEPGVQRIVMMSSAQLLKSTIMMTAMQYFIVNDASNMAYGSQSGASTMKFKNGKWQPSIDQSILRDYVTKKSDKNAANNQNTQQNLDSTNTYFINLNAPSTLRGITTKRIFLDEVSGSFDDSEGDPISLASQRIKSFDDGLIMIGSTPTDALDSICQEYEAGDQRKFNVPCPSCNHYHELVWDNVRFDWQVLPNGRKKAVPETAKLLCPNCEHHITEGERVRAIAGGHWVVTNPAGKYPSYHVSRLYSPINTIESTVEDFSNAHYNFDLQSFYNNSLGLPYEPEENKEHNLIELENLREENSVQAIPDEVLGIVLGVDQQQDRLECTTMGFTEKTLYVLDHRNFYGVDCNQIGSKAYTELSQYSKGLFKTVSGRPVRVLAGFLDSSNGNATQTVYTYCNSYNPLFKPIKGEGCSTTKPLFRSSRTGGHELQILNVNLAKSTVTKMLRTCLVDKNNPPIRFSETLPDDYFNQLTAERVDIKNGFKQWSLKASGSRNEALDCLVYAYICMKHYLNTLTGADPYHILREYNHRVRNKYNETTNTSNESPPERKQEPPPQPKRLRRRNSFWN is encoded by the coding sequence ATGCACTTAGAGAGATCGGATCTCTCGAACTCGGAAATGAAGAAGTTCAAGAAGATCTACAAGAAAACGATAAAGAAAGTATTACCGCCAGAGAAAATACTACCAAGTAAGTTTGCTGAAGACTATCTAGTTTTTCCAGATGGCCGCCTAGCAGGTCAGAAACTTAGATTATTCGAATTCCAACGTCAAGTACTGGACACAATTATTGAACCGGGTGTTCAACGAATAGTGATGATGTCTTCTGCACAGCTATTAAAATCAACAATCATGATGACAGCAATGCAGTACTTTATTGTTAATGATGCCAGTAATATGGCATATGGCTCCCAAAGTGGGGCAAGTACAATGAAGTTTAAGAACGGTAAATGGCAACCAAGTATTGATCAAAGTATTCTTCGAGATTACGTAACTAAAAAGTCAGATAAGAACGCCGCTAATAATCAAAATACACAACAGAACCTCGATTCTACAAATACATACTTTATTAACTTAAACGCACCGAGTACTTTACGTGGTATTACTACAAAACGAATTTTCCTTGATGAAGTAAGCGGAAGTTTTGATGATTCAGAAGGTGATCCAATAAGTCTAGCAAGCCAACGTATTAAATCATTTGATGACGGCTTGATTATGATCGGGTCCACACCTACGGATGCATTAGACTCTATTTGCCAAGAATATGAAGCAGGGGATCAACGTAAGTTTAATGTGCCTTGTCCTAGTTGCAATCACTATCACGAATTAGTATGGGATAACGTTAGGTTCGATTGGCAAGTACTGCCAAATGGACGGAAAAAAGCAGTACCAGAAACTGCCAAGTTACTTTGTCCGAACTGTGAGCATCATATAACTGAGGGTGAACGGGTAAGGGCAATTGCTGGTGGACACTGGGTAGTAACTAACCCCGCTGGAAAATATCCAAGCTACCACGTTAGCCGCTTGTACAGTCCTATCAATACCATTGAGTCAACGGTTGAGGACTTCAGCAACGCACACTATAACTTCGATTTGCAAAGCTTCTACAACAACTCCCTTGGCTTGCCATATGAGCCAGAAGAGAACAAAGAACATAACCTCATCGAGTTGGAAAACTTACGGGAGGAAAATTCAGTACAGGCAATCCCTGATGAAGTACTAGGTATCGTACTAGGGGTAGACCAACAACAAGACCGCCTAGAATGCACCACTATGGGCTTCACAGAGAAAACACTATATGTACTGGATCATAGAAACTTCTACGGCGTGGACTGCAACCAGATTGGCAGTAAAGCCTATACAGAGTTAAGTCAATACAGCAAAGGGCTATTCAAAACAGTTTCAGGACGTCCAGTACGAGTACTTGCCGGGTTCCTGGATAGTTCGAACGGAAACGCAACACAGACGGTCTACACGTACTGTAATAGTTACAATCCCTTGTTCAAACCCATCAAAGGTGAAGGGTGCAGTACTACGAAACCGTTGTTCAGGAGTAGTAGAACTGGCGGCCACGAATTACAGATCTTAAATGTGAACCTCGCTAAAAGTACTGTCACTAAGATGCTCAGAACTTGCCTCGTAGACAAGAACAACCCACCAATACGATTTAGTGAAACATTACCCGATGATTACTTTAATCAGCTTACCGCCGAAAGGGTAGACATTAAAAATGGTTTTAAACAATGGTCATTGAAAGCATCAGGCTCACGAAATGAAGCATTGGACTGTCTAGTGTATGCATATATCTGTATGAAACATTATCTAAATACATTAACTGGTGCAGATCCTTATCATATTTTACGAGAGTACAACCATAGGGTACGCAATAAATATAATGAGACAACAAATACTTCTAACGAAAGTCCACCGGAACGGAAGCAGGAACCGCCCCCCCAACCGAAGAGACTACGTAGACGTAATTCATTCTGGAATTAA
- a CDS encoding phage portal protein, lambda family, translating to MKLEIIDSLRVPVIGNQQFSNGDYISNGIRFNKFKKPIAYHICKTDPTTYAYYQTDYGVVPADEVIHFFIQDYAEQERGLPDIIACTGLIKELEQFVNASLVQKKVSASSMAFITSDDQQSATTDLLNSIDEANLATETYEGYLEPGVLLELEPGKKIQTVNPTSSTDGLDSFMDQMMGQIAMALNVTKMNLLYDTKNSSFSAAKLSDRMMQQVVKGKQNALIVQVLKPIYKEYLKVEMLNKNELNLKFQNFKKLVKATYTPVVSLSLDPNKDAQYQISLLENGLKSRQQIISELGQDYRDVLKDFEKDEIDNYLNVKDNRIDGQQNTQNPDEEGDGSQPNQSGQ from the coding sequence ATGAAACTGGAAATTATTGATAGCTTACGTGTACCCGTAATTGGAAATCAACAGTTCAGTAATGGTGATTACATCAGCAATGGAATTCGCTTTAATAAATTCAAAAAGCCAATTGCTTATCACATTTGCAAAACTGATCCAACAACCTATGCCTACTATCAGACGGACTATGGGGTAGTTCCCGCAGACGAGGTTATCCACTTTTTTATTCAGGACTATGCCGAACAGGAAAGGGGATTACCGGACATCATTGCCTGTACTGGACTAATTAAAGAACTAGAGCAGTTTGTGAATGCTAGCCTTGTGCAGAAGAAAGTTTCAGCCAGTTCTATGGCATTCATTACGAGTGATGATCAGCAATCTGCAACTACGGACTTACTCAATAGCATTGATGAAGCAAACTTAGCTACTGAAACATACGAAGGGTATCTAGAGCCGGGCGTATTACTTGAGTTAGAGCCGGGAAAGAAAATACAAACTGTGAATCCAACATCAAGTACTGATGGCTTGGACAGCTTTATGGATCAAATGATGGGACAAATTGCAATGGCACTTAATGTAACCAAGATGAACTTACTATATGACACCAAGAATAGTTCTTTCAGTGCTGCCAAGTTATCAGACCGGATGATGCAACAAGTAGTTAAAGGTAAGCAAAATGCATTAATCGTTCAAGTACTGAAACCGATCTATAAAGAGTACTTAAAAGTTGAAATGCTAAATAAGAATGAACTAAATCTTAAATTCCAAAATTTTAAAAAGTTAGTAAAAGCAACTTACACACCTGTTGTATCACTCTCATTAGACCCTAATAAAGACGCTCAATACCAAATTTCATTACTGGAAAATGGATTGAAATCACGTCAACAAATTATTAGCGAGCTTGGGCAGGATTACCGCGATGTACTTAAGGATTTTGAGAAGGATGAAATAGATAACTATTTGAATGTTAAGGATAACAGAATAGATGGACAACAAAACACCCAAAACCCAGATGAAGAGGGAGATGGAAGCCAGCCAAATCAATCAGGGCAATGA
- a CDS encoding phage major capsid protein, HK97 family — MEASQINQGNESKLIELAFASEQPVLREFGEQILNEILLCSPENVDLSRLQNKAAVLFNHDKDNIIGVVESSTIDEDKVCRASIRLSSTADKYQTMVEEGILTKVSVGYSILDYRIDGDNLLATKWQPFEISLVSIPADDIQSGIGRSLEEVQESTESEQEPEQEIDNQESESTDEEQSSTESEPEIESTDEQESEEEQSSTDEPEPDQTINTEEQEQERQMEIEALGKLLNKDVSRYLESNLSLRDITNELKNSNDDKEITMENNLSKAIRSLIDNSPVEGVIEGERGYVVDLQRDTTTTNAAGVVVRKTADSYIDQLWAQSVLAQVAQPQVFSGLEGNGELVIPVANTLTGGTFGFVAEGADSPMHDAPFTSVSLKPKNFTGSVALTRTLQLSNTAAERFVSEQLTKTAASDLETEILRYIATNATQQSATAFDLAAIEDAVEALATANVYAGNCVAIMHPSVYAALRQVPMAGNTAAKMLIEGYRDEQYLADEIRVIVSTRVPTDAILIGDFSTLILAQWGGVELDRDLTTKRASQGVVLRSFSYMDFAVAHKDAFVLVTKA, encoded by the coding sequence ATGGAAGCCAGCCAAATCAATCAGGGCAATGAAAGTAAACTAATTGAATTAGCCTTTGCTTCAGAACAACCAGTACTACGCGAGTTTGGCGAACAAATTCTAAATGAAATTCTACTTTGCTCTCCGGAAAATGTAGATTTATCCCGCCTACAAAATAAAGCTGCCGTACTTTTCAATCATGATAAAGATAACATCATTGGTGTTGTTGAATCTTCAACTATCGATGAAGATAAAGTTTGCCGTGCGAGTATTCGACTTTCAAGTACTGCCGATAAATATCAAACAATGGTCGAAGAGGGCATTCTTACTAAGGTCAGTGTTGGATATTCAATACTAGATTATCGTATTGATGGTGACAATCTTCTAGCTACTAAATGGCAACCATTCGAAATCTCCCTAGTTTCTATTCCAGCCGATGATATTCAAAGTGGTATTGGTCGCTCATTAGAGGAAGTACAGGAAAGTACTGAATCAGAGCAGGAGCCAGAACAAGAAATTGATAATCAAGAGTCTGAAAGTACTGATGAAGAACAATCAAGTACTGAATCAGAACCGGAGATTGAAAGTACTGATGAGCAGGAATCAGAAGAAGAACAATCAAGTACTGATGAACCAGAGCCAGATCAAACAATAAATACAGAAGAGCAAGAACAAGAGCGTCAAATGGAAATTGAAGCCTTGGGCAAGCTACTAAATAAAGATGTATCACGTTACCTCGAATCTAATTTGAGTCTCCGAGATATAACCAATGAACTAAAAAATTCTAATGATGATAAGGAAATCACAATGGAAAATAATCTTTCTAAAGCAATTCGCTCACTAATTGATAATTCACCGGTTGAAGGTGTTATTGAAGGTGAGCGTGGTTATGTTGTAGATCTACAACGTGATACCACTACTACTAATGCTGCCGGTGTTGTTGTACGTAAAACCGCAGATTCATACATTGATCAACTATGGGCACAATCCGTATTAGCTCAAGTAGCACAACCACAAGTATTTTCAGGTCTAGAAGGTAACGGCGAACTAGTTATCCCAGTAGCAAATACACTAACTGGCGGTACTTTCGGTTTCGTTGCAGAGGGTGCAGATAGCCCAATGCATGATGCACCATTCACTTCTGTAAGCCTAAAGCCGAAGAACTTCACTGGTTCAGTAGCCTTAACCCGTACTCTACAGTTATCTAATACTGCGGCTGAACGCTTTGTTTCAGAGCAACTAACTAAAACTGCAGCATCTGACTTAGAAACCGAAATCCTTCGTTATATTGCTACTAATGCAACGCAGCAATCCGCTACTGCATTCGATCTTGCGGCCATTGAAGACGCTGTTGAAGCATTGGCTACTGCCAATGTATATGCCGGTAACTGCGTGGCTATCATGCACCCATCAGTATATGCAGCACTACGCCAAGTCCCAATGGCAGGTAACACCGCAGCCAAGATGTTGATTGAAGGCTACCGTGATGAACAGTACCTAGCTGATGAGATTCGCGTAATCGTTAGTACTCGTGTGCCTACTGATGCAATCCTAATCGGTGATTTCAGTACTCTTATCCTTGCTCAATGGGGTGGTGTAGAACTAGACCGCGACCTAACAACCAAACGTGCAAGCCAAGGTGTAGTACTACGCAGCTTCTCTTATATGGATTTTGCAGTAGCACATAAAGATGCTTTCGTACTAGTAACCAAGGCTTAA
- a CDS encoding Fibronectin type III domain, translating into MGKVSGGGIFGAIITAVIVAAAVYFSGGTALAAMGWGAAAGAASLVSSSMMAQLPGGATGYGDSATSVSRSTSPATGMPIIYGGQFPDKDINGNGSFIQTGSIVPWFNIQDDSSQYLFTEHAISMGGVAKYINQIYIDDEPILTSPITTEGIVDKNTFNEKYRDILQLEVRFGGTYTNSKSLPKQYAGPKWNDTFLGNNVVSISTVIKKTQDSLENTVLVNDNYVMIVEMKGLEIIDLNDMVKRPSSNAPSQIYDYMTNSIYGMGLDPNLFDLPSFRSAAQYCVSNNLWSNGAVSYQESYKSNIEKILQTFAGIMYVHAGKIFMTLDIKSLPVASFDESTIFGTVSITTSGSTDYYNCIDASYKNPYSRYATDVMRIPSDISQDDVVRSDGRVIALARDYTWIYDQTQLSKLVNVELLKSRYSQNTISFVTSEGWDLKVWDVINIKVNEFGINGQYRVLSKDISTSQDSIGYCQLTCVEYNAAMYDGKDPGVWSPPGSITDNVLGVSPPTNLQVSKKGGVVNGQIVIMDWDASPDQYLRGYYIYYRETGTTAWSYVGSTSPYQTDYELFGLVADVKYDFAVAAYNNLGFLSNKLTVNGLVPDFNFTLPAPTGLTLVNAMDSATSSESSDFNIQWNDQSSLIINGKPMRDYLKYYEVTVYDSSNTKRKSYLVTGNTFSYTFAMNQGDYTGRQVTFGVKAQGFNAGTYSDETKFTVHNPQAPLLQGLSIKSGIGSLVFEWSDSNRPIDYAGIMFQVSASEDFSSGVLTFTTNAEFMYWASVPDGQYYIRAGQYDVFGSAGILWTVAVPYKQQTSVPHSQLNDDVIDWIIGSSEFGQVKQEIIDEAGYTGWTVSVNNNGYVSGIGLANSGTESVFTIIADRFSLISSGSAAESTKVYPFIVHGGTTYLQNAMIQNAAIGSLQLQDGAVNRLKIAQASIQEGHIIDGQITNAKIGNTIQSNNYVPNSQGWQINKDGTFYINGNSGGRMVINNNRIEVYDQNNVLRVRMGLW; encoded by the coding sequence ATGGGTAAAGTTTCAGGCGGGGGAATATTCGGTGCGATTATAACCGCAGTGATCGTTGCCGCCGCCGTGTATTTTTCTGGTGGTACTGCCTTAGCAGCTATGGGATGGGGAGCCGCAGCAGGGGCCGCATCTCTTGTAAGTTCTTCAATGATGGCACAACTACCGGGTGGGGCGACAGGTTATGGTGACTCGGCGACAAGTGTTAGCCGTTCGACATCTCCGGCAACAGGTATGCCAATTATATATGGTGGGCAATTCCCAGATAAAGATATAAATGGTAATGGTAGTTTCATTCAAACAGGCTCTATCGTTCCTTGGTTTAATATCCAAGATGATAGTTCGCAATATCTATTCACAGAACATGCAATTTCTATGGGGGGTGTAGCAAAGTACATTAATCAAATCTACATTGATGATGAACCAATTCTAACTTCACCAATCACTACAGAAGGTATTGTTGATAAAAACACATTCAATGAAAAGTATCGTGACATTCTTCAACTTGAAGTCCGTTTTGGCGGTACGTATACAAATAGTAAATCACTCCCAAAACAATATGCCGGGCCAAAGTGGAATGACACATTCCTAGGTAATAATGTCGTAAGTATTAGTACTGTCATTAAGAAAACGCAAGACTCTTTAGAGAATACAGTACTTGTTAATGATAACTATGTAATGATTGTCGAAATGAAAGGGCTAGAGATAATTGATCTAAATGATATGGTCAAACGTCCTTCAAGTAATGCCCCTAGTCAAATATACGACTACATGACGAACTCTATTTATGGCATGGGACTTGATCCTAATCTATTCGATCTACCTTCATTCCGTAGTGCTGCACAGTACTGCGTTTCAAATAACCTATGGTCTAATGGTGCGGTTTCATATCAAGAGTCGTACAAGAGTAACATTGAGAAGATTTTACAGACATTCGCTGGAATTATGTATGTTCACGCCGGTAAGATTTTCATGACTCTTGATATTAAATCCTTGCCGGTAGCTTCATTTGATGAAAGTACTATATTCGGTACTGTAAGCATTACGACAAGTGGTAGTACTGATTATTATAACTGTATCGATGCATCATATAAGAATCCATATTCACGTTATGCAACAGATGTAATGCGTATTCCAAGTGATATATCTCAAGATGATGTTGTACGTAGTGACGGTAGAGTAATTGCATTAGCAAGGGACTATACGTGGATTTATGACCAAACTCAGCTAAGCAAGTTAGTTAATGTTGAACTACTAAAATCTAGATACTCACAGAATACAATCTCATTTGTTACAAGTGAAGGTTGGGATCTGAAGGTATGGGATGTTATTAACATAAAGGTTAATGAGTTTGGTATCAATGGGCAATATCGAGTACTAAGCAAAGACATTAGTACAAGCCAAGATTCCATAGGGTACTGCCAATTAACATGCGTTGAATATAATGCTGCAATGTATGATGGTAAAGATCCGGGCGTATGGTCTCCACCGGGGTCTATAACTGATAATGTGCTTGGTGTTAGTCCTCCGACTAACCTGCAAGTTAGCAAGAAGGGCGGTGTAGTTAATGGTCAGATTGTTATTATGGATTGGGATGCAAGCCCCGATCAATATCTAAGAGGTTACTACATTTACTATCGTGAAACCGGCACAACGGCTTGGTCATATGTTGGAAGTACCTCACCATATCAAACAGACTATGAGCTATTTGGATTGGTTGCAGATGTAAAATATGATTTTGCCGTTGCTGCATATAACAACCTTGGGTTCTTGAGTAATAAATTAACTGTAAATGGGCTTGTACCTGACTTTAACTTTACTTTGCCAGCTCCGACAGGTTTAACCCTAGTAAATGCTATGGACAGTGCTACAAGTAGCGAATCTTCAGACTTCAATATTCAGTGGAACGATCAAAGCAGCTTGATAATCAACGGTAAGCCGATGAGGGATTATCTTAAGTACTATGAAGTCACTGTATATGATTCGTCAAATACCAAGAGAAAGTCCTATTTGGTCACGGGTAACACCTTTAGCTATACGTTCGCAATGAACCAAGGGGACTACACAGGCCGTCAAGTAACGTTCGGTGTTAAGGCTCAGGGCTTCAATGCTGGAACCTATTCGGATGAAACCAAGTTCACAGTGCATAACCCGCAGGCTCCGTTGCTACAAGGTCTATCTATCAAATCGGGCATTGGTTCTTTGGTGTTCGAGTGGAGTGATTCAAATCGACCAATCGACTACGCCGGGATCATGTTCCAAGTCAGTGCTAGTGAAGATTTTAGTTCTGGCGTTCTGACATTCACAACCAATGCAGAATTCATGTACTGGGCGAGTGTCCCCGATGGTCAGTACTACATCCGGGCTGGTCAATATGACGTGTTTGGTTCTGCCGGTATCTTGTGGACTGTTGCAGTGCCGTATAAGCAACAAACATCCGTGCCACACTCACAGCTAAACGACGATGTGATTGATTGGATCATTGGGTCATCTGAGTTTGGACAAGTTAAACAAGAAATTATCGACGAGGCGGGTTACACCGGTTGGACTGTGAGTGTGAACAACAATGGCTATGTTTCGGGTATAGGCCTAGCTAACTCCGGGACAGAGTCGGTATTCACAATCATTGCTGATAGGTTCAGTTTAATTAGTTCTGGTTCAGCAGCAGAAAGTACCAAGGTCTACCCATTTATTGTACATGGCGGTACTACATACTTACAGAACGCCATGATCCAAAACGCCGCCATAGGCTCATTACAGCTCCAAGACGGAGCAGTTAATCGATTAAAAATTGCTCAGGCCAGTATTCAAGAAGGTCACATTATTGATGGACAGATCACGAATGCGAAGATAGGCAATACTATCCAAAGTAACAATTACGTTCCAAATTCACAAGGCTGGCAGATTAACAAAGATGGTACTTTCTATATCAATGGTAACTCTGGTGGTCGTATGGTTATAAATAATAACAGAATAGAAGTATACGATCAAAATAACGTATTACGCGTAAGAATGGGGCTTTGGTAA
- a CDS encoding Phage-related lysozyme (muraminidase) — MDLVNKLKEYEGTKAYQTKLKYFREGKFYPYKDSRGYLTIGYGHLVLANENYSQGLTEQQADALLLNDIAIARRGVEALKLNLPSDSRWNDFLVMMVFQLGLTKTRGFKRFLAALSNKNYATAILEVKDSQWYRQTPNRVDSMITYVVRG, encoded by the coding sequence ATGGACTTAGTGAATAAATTAAAAGAATATGAAGGTACTAAAGCGTACCAAACAAAATTGAAGTATTTCCGTGAGGGTAAGTTTTATCCGTATAAAGATAGTCGTGGTTATCTAACTATTGGCTACGGACATCTTGTACTAGCTAATGAAAACTACTCACAAGGTTTAACAGAGCAACAGGCAGATGCGTTACTACTTAATGATATTGCCATTGCACGTAGAGGCGTAGAAGCATTAAAACTAAATCTACCGAGTGATTCACGCTGGAACGATTTTCTAGTAATGATGGTGTTCCAATTAGGTCTAACGAAGACAAGAGGGTTTAAGAGATTCTTGGCGGCGTTGAGCAATAAGAACTATGCTACTGCAATCCTAGAAGTGAAAGACTCACAGTGGTATCGCCAAACACCAAACCGCGTTGATTCAATGATTACCTATGTAGTTAGGGGGTAA
- the yeiU gene encoding Inner membrane protein yeiU: MTRRNLPFIIFFNLLGIVLFLSWYLPVNHGYWFTLDSSIFFFFNRHLATDPGFLHLVAITNNRAFDVISLIAMGLLYLCFYLQQDAAGRRRLLVTGVVMLLTGVVLNQLGHLLPVKHPSPSLSFENVNRVSELTGIPTKDASSDSFPGDHGMMLMIFSCFMLRYFNRRAFAVALLITVVFSLPRVMIGAHWFTDIAVGSLSVVLVGASWCLMTPLSDRLILRLNRMLPGKHRPT, from the coding sequence ATGACTCGCCGCAATTTACCCTTCATCATTTTCTTCAATTTATTGGGCATTGTGCTGTTTCTGTCCTGGTACCTGCCGGTTAACCACGGCTATTGGTTTACTCTGGACTCATCGATTTTCTTCTTTTTTAATCGTCATCTGGCGACTGACCCCGGTTTTTTGCATCTGGTGGCCATCACCAATAACCGGGCATTTGACGTGATTTCACTGATTGCCATGGGGCTGCTGTACCTGTGCTTTTATCTGCAACAGGACGCCGCCGGCCGTCGTCGTTTACTGGTAACCGGCGTGGTCATGCTGCTGACCGGCGTGGTGCTGAACCAGCTTGGGCACCTGCTTCCGGTCAAGCACCCCAGCCCGTCGCTGAGCTTTGAGAATGTTAACCGTGTCAGTGAACTGACCGGCATTCCGACCAAAGACGCCTCCAGCGACAGTTTCCCTGGCGACCATGGCATGATGCTGATGATTTTCTCCTGTTTTATGCTGCGCTACTTTAACCGCCGCGCGTTTGCCGTCGCGCTGCTGATCACCGTGGTGTTTTCATTACCACGGGTGATGATTGGCGCCCACTGGTTTACGGATATCGCCGTAGGTTCGCTGTCGGTGGTGCTGGTCGGTGCCAGTTGGTGCCTGATGACCCCACTCAGCGATAGGCTGATCCTGCGCCTGAACCGTATGCTGCCCGGCAAGCACCGCCCAACGTAG